The Henningerozyma blattae CBS 6284 chromosome 6, complete genome genomic interval TGACACTTTGCTTCAGTGCACTCCTTATATTCAGTTGTTGTTTGTTCACAGTTAGTACCTAAACAAATATAGGAAGTGCTTTTGGAAAAGATTGAAAGAGTTGTAGTTTGCATTGTAGTTTTAATGAGGCTAGAATCcgaattaatatttgaagaaataatagCAGTCAAGGTTTCTGGTTCATCTTCAAGTGGTTTACATTGGGAGTCTGTGcaagtaataattttgctAACTGTTGATGTAGAAAAAGACTGTGTTGATTCAGTACTTGTGgatattgttttaataGTAGTCAAAGGGCACCAAGTTGTGTATACCGTTACAATACCATTAGTTGTTGAAGTAACTGTTGAAAGAGTTTGAACTATAGTCTGACTATTAGAATGATCTGTGGAAGTTGTAATGGTTCTTTTATTTGTGCTAGTATAGACCGAATTGGACGAATCGTTATTTTCAGTCATTAAAGATGTATAATGGCATTCACCGTTTGAGCatgattcaattttaatggTTACAGTACTGTCAATAGCAGAAGTTTGATATGTGGTAGTTGAGAACGTAGATGTAGTTTCTAATAGAGATTTAGGTGTACTAGAAGATTCTTGTAAGCTACCACTTGTGCTTTTAGCATCTAAAGTTGTGACATTTCTTGTGGAAATGATATGCTCATCAGTTTTTGTAGGCAAAGTTACAGAATTTTCTGAAGATGTTGTCAATGTACTGTCAATGGTGGAGATAGAGGTAGTAGTTTTAACATTTGTGGTAATTGAATCAGTAGTTGAGCTAGATGGAGCATTGCTGTCGGTGGAAGCAGAGACTGAGCCAGAAGAAACACTACTGTCGGTGGAAGCAGAGACTGAGCCAGAAGAAACATTACTGTCGGTGGAAGCAGAGACTGAGCTAGATGGAGCATTACTGTTGGTGGAAGCAGAGACTGAGCCAGAAGAAACACTACTGTCGGTGGAAGCAGAGACTGAGCCAGAAGAAACACTACTGTCGGTTGAAGCAGAGACTGAGCCAGAAGAAACAGAATCGCTTAGATATTCACTTTGGCTGATAGAGGCTTCAGTAGGAATTGAACTAGGGAATGCACTACCGATAGTAATGGTTGATGAGGAGGATAGTGGACACCATGTTGTATAGACAGTTACGATACCATTAGTTGTGACAGTAGTTGTGGATAGAGTGGCAATATATTCTGAAGTTGTTGTCAATGTGCTGCCAATAGTAGAAATAGATGTTatagttttaatattagaagTAGTTGAAGCAGTAGCTGAATTGAAAGAATCACTGATGTAAGATGATCTTGGTGTTTCCATAGCATTAGATGCAGTGGAATCAGAATCAGCTGGTGTTAGCATAGAAGATTGGATGTTGGAAGAAGTAGAAACAGAGAGTTCAATATTAGAAGAACTTGAAAAGTCTAAAACTGAAGATTCTAATTTAGAATATTCCATAGATGATGAGCctaataaagaagaatctGAACTGTATGTTGATGATTGCAAATTCTGAGTATCAGAATACGTTTGAATAGAGCTCTCTAAAGAAACAGCGTTGGAAGCTGTAGAAGAACTTGATTTATCTAAAGAGAAAGTATTTGAGATAATTGTGCTTTGGTAGTCATTGGAAGTCAAAGTTTGTTTAGGTTCAGAAGAAGGGTTAGTTGATAATTCACAAACATGGCAGATGGTAGAAGTAATTGTAGAAATTAATGACTCTGTTGAAGTAGTAACCTTACCATAAATATCAGTAATAACTTTGGTAGTAGGGATAGTAGTTAATTGTGTAATAACGGTGTATGAATTTTCGAAGTTTGATTCAATAGATGAAACCGATGGAATTAAAACATTTGTAGAGTCACTGTTTGGAAAATCACTACCAATTGAAGTAtcagaaatatatttagtGTTTCCATATGATGAGACTGATGAGATATGGGAAGAATTGGAGAAAAATACTTTTTGAGCACTAATACATGTTAAGAGACTTAGAAGCTCCAACATAagtaattgatttaatttcattatttaatgatcTAAGTTTATTTGATGTTTGAAGATGCTTAGATCTATTGATTTAGTTTGGTATTATTTTGGTAAGAActaaatgaaaatacaaaatgaTCTATTTCATTCTTTGAacatcaattattattctttatataTCTTTTCAAGTTAGATGTGGACcttcatatttttattatgcTTACCATCGCATTCTTTGAGGTGATGCATCATCATTACtactgaaaatatttttcaacattAATTCTGTACCAAGACAGTTTTACTTCTAAACTAAAGCTCATATCTAATATGCTTAACCAGCAGATCAGTctcattattagtattcataatttaattgtttgaGTTGATACGTCATTATTACTGCTGAGAATGTCTTTCAACATTAGTTCTGTACCCTGAAAGTTTTACATGTAAACTAAATTAAAGTTCATATCTAATGTGCTCAACcagcatttttttttgatccAGAGAATTTGCgtacaataataatataactatgtatatatttcattCATGATTGTTTTAACCTCATTACAAGTTTGTTTCATAATAGtgtcaattaataaatggtgactttttttttcacagGAATAAACCTCAATTTAAAGGGGAATAAATTACCGTAGGAAATCAATTAAGCTTCTTTTGTTAGAAACAATCCCGAAACACAGAcagaattttaattttgatgCGTTTTCACTTTAAACCccaaaaaggaaaaattcagaggaaattaaaaatttgaataatcaaaaattacaattttcaAGTAGTGAgacaaaatattacaaaatttgTTTGCATACAAGAATATTGCCTATCAACAGTATAATTCCCGTAGtattaatttcaacaaCTTATTAGAAAGTATATACAATGTATATAAAGTTTTCTGGGGAATAGATATGTAAGTATATAAAGTACAACAACATATTTTTATGCTTTATTTAGAAGGCCAATCAAGAGGAAATATGTTTATGTAGAATTGAAGTTAGATACATAgtcattaattaattttctaaCTCCACGTAATTGCTTGGAAATAAACCTTTTTCACCCGAAGATTCAAGTTCTCCTAACCACCAATCATCGTCAACAAATTCGATGTTAATAAtcttatcattttcattaaatgttaattcattatcttcaGCGGCTTCATAATCGTATTGTGCAATAGCAGTTGCTCCTCCAGCTGGTTTAGATGGCTCTTCAGTAGCATTTTCTCTTGAAGGTAATGATGGTACAGGTTCACTTTCTTGTTGTTCAGTATTTCCTCTATTTGGTAAAGATGGagca includes:
- the TBLA0F00270 gene encoding uncharacterized protein (similar to Saccharomyces cerevisiae FIG2 (YCR089W) and AGA1 (YNR044W); ancestral locus Anc_6.367), with the translated sequence MKLNQLLMLELLSLLTCISAQKVFFSNSSHISSVSSYGNTKYISDTSIGSDFPNSDSTNVLIPSVSSIESNFENSYTVITQLTTIPTTKVITDIYGKVTTSTESLISTITSTICHVCELSTNPSSEPKQTLTSNDYQSTIISNTFSLDKSSSSTASNAVSLESSIQTYSDTQNLQSSTYSSDSSLLGSSSMEYSKLESSVLDFSSSSNIELSVSTSSNIQSSMLTPADSDSTASNAMETPRSSYISDSFNSATASTTSNIKTITSISTIGSTLTTTSEYIATLSTTTVTTNGIVTVYTTWCPLSSSSTITIGSAFPSSIPTEASISQSEYLSDSVSSGSVSASTDSSVSSGSVSASTDSSVSSGSVSASTNSNAPSSSVSASTDSNVSSGSVSASTDSSVSSGSVSASTDSNAPSSSTTDSITTNVKTTTSISTIDSTLTTSSENSVTLPTKTDEHIISTRNVTTLDAKSTSGSLQESSSTPKSLLETTSTFSTTTYQTSAIDSTVTIKIESCSNGECHYTSLMTENNDSSNSVYTSTNKRTITTSTDHSNSQTIVQTLSTVTSTTNGIVTVYTTWCPLTTIKTISTSTESTQSFSTSTVSKIITCTDSQCKPLEDEPETLTAIISSNINSDSSLIKTTMQTTTLSIFSKSTSYICLGTNCEQTTTEYKECTEAKCQETSSTESNSTPVATTTASTESNSTPVATTTTSTESNSTPVATTTTSTESNSTPVATTTTSTESNSTPVATTTSSTPSDLITVVSSSTPAQSIPHSTVSTITTTTDGKVTVYTTTCPLEKSSTKSDSIDTQPTVITSQITLTSTETCTESKCKDIKTTSNVSTCDGANCPKPSSSVLYEPSESSESSYVLSTITTTTDGKVTIVTTWCPLTDSTHKSTVTPSLEITTTTDDNSINSVSTTPSVKLTTTSTTVQTISSSLSIKFNPSVSTPSNTVIESQKIESCTGSECTKPSTVSVTQTSTPVQETTCGSPNGDCAAHTAQTVTSVFKPTTLESTSKSTVEATSTSVSQTKSEPHCTGTSCLTTTLATVSSTPLESKTTLATVSTPLQSKATPSTTGSVIEYSGEGSSLFISPFFNIIWIALYFII